Below is a window of Vulpes vulpes isolate BD-2025 chromosome 5, VulVul3, whole genome shotgun sequence DNA.
CCTTGATTACAATCCCAGGGAGGATGAAGCAGACAGGTTCATAACAGCATCTTTGTTTTCTGCAGGGCTGCCCTACTAAAGCTGTCATTGGGCTTCTGGGGAGCTATGTGTTAACCAAGGCCCTTGAGCTtacatctgtttttcttttccataaactGTTCCTCCTACCCTCAGGCCTTCACTGACCATATTCCTCCCTCACTCTAGAACATGGTGggcaggaggggatggggagagagtgCTACTCCCCTAGAAAGTGTTTGATATTATTACCTAGGACTGGGTTAGAGCttgacttttctctcttttctgtttttccacagGATTGGCCTCTGGGCAGCTATACTCCTACCCTGCTCGGCGCTGGCGGAAAAAGCGGCGAGCCCACCCTCCTGAGGATCCAAGACTTTCTTTCCCGTCTATTAAACCAGGTAAAGCACGCCCCTCCTTGAACAGGGGTAGGACCTGCTGCATGTAAGAGGCCTGTTATTCACCTGTTCTGTACCAGGCCCAATGCTAGATGCCGAAGATGCTAAAATGAATGAGATGTCATTCCTTCCTTTAAAGAActcagtctaaaaaaaaaaaaaaaaaaaaaaaagaactcagtcTAATAGAGGAGACAGGTAAACAGGTAAGTTACAATGCCAAATGTATTGGGGTGTCTTTGTTCCTGGGCAGTCAGAGACCAAAAGACATTTACTGGCCCATGGCTGGCCTAGCACTGTGTAGACCCAGAGCGGTCTGCTTTCAGCCCTTCTGAGTCTCGCCTCATCCTGATCTTGCCTACAGACACAGACCAGACCCTGAAGAAAGAGGGGCTGATCTCTCAAGACGGCAGTAGTTTAGAAGCTCTATTGCGCACCGACCCCCTGGAGAAGCGAGGTGCCCCAGATCCCCGAGTGGATGATGACAGCCTGGGCGAGTTTCCTGTGACCAACAGTCGAGCACGGAAGGTACAAGATGAATGCTGTGGCTAAGAGAGCTTTGATGGAAATCAGCCTCCTCTTCATCAGAGGCCACCCAGTAATCAGAATGGATGCAAAAGCTTTGGGCCAGGTGGCAGGCCCCTGGGGTTCTGTTCCTGCTCAATCTCTAATTAGCGCTGGATACTGACTGGCTTCACAATTAGCATCCAGTTTTTCCTATTCCTTTCCTTCTAAGTGGAGGCCTCATTCATCTTCTTTAGTCACAGATGTTTTTTGGTGCCTGGGATTACATGGGTGAAGCAGACCGGGTCCCTACCAACAGGGAAGATAAAACTATACACAGAAATAACAAGAGCTAAAAATATGATAGGCACTGCACTAAGTGCTTTTCCATCATATTCTCTAGTCTCTACAACCTTGTCCTTGTGAAGTAGGTATTATGGCCCCTGTTTCACATAcagggaaactaaagcaaaacagttaaaaaaaaaaggggggggggtgggaggaccctgggtggctcagcagtttagcgcctgcctttggcccaaggcatgattctggagtcctaggatcgagtaccacatcgggctccctgcatggagcctgcttctccctctgcctgtgtctctgcctctctctctgtgtgtctttcatgagtaaataaataaataaaatctaaaaaaaaaaaaaaaaaaaaagacctcctaTAACACCACACAAAAAAGCAACAGagctctaatttattttattttattaaattatttatttatttattcatgagaaacacagagagaggcagagacacagatagagggagaagcaggcttcctgcaaggagcctgatgtgggactcgatcctggaccccgggatcacgctctgagcggaaggcagacgctcaaccactgagccacccaggcatcctcagagCTCTAATTTAAATCTGAGAagtaagggcacctggctggctcagtcagtggagcacacaactcttgatctcagggtcatgagtttaagtcccacattgggtatagagattgctaaaaataaataaactttaaaaattaatctaagAAGTGAGATGTCAGAAGGAAACCACTGGGAGTGTGCTCCTAGGACAGCAGATCAGAGGCAGGAGAGGGCATGACTACTTGGGGTGCCAGGGAAGACTTTATGAAAACATGGCATTTGATTCGGCCTCTTGGAGATGGTGGGGAAGGCATCCCAGGGCAACAGCAGGAAGAGAGGCACAAAGGAAGGAAAGCCCAAAGCattgaagggagaagaaatgggagtCTAGGGAGTTTAAGGACAGTGGTAAGGAACAAGGCCAGAGTGGAGGGGCCAGCTCACAGAAGAGGTTCTAGGTGAGCTGGCCAGGCCCCGCGGTGGGGGAGCTTTTGGATGTACTACATTGCATCTGCCCATCCTAATGCTCCTGTCTGCTCAGCGGATCCTAGAACCAGATGACTTCCTGGACGACCTGGATGACGAGGATTATGAAGAAGACACTCCCAAGCGTCGGGGCAAAGGGAAGTCCAAGGTGAGGAGTCAAGGTGCTGCCTTTAAGGGAGCCTGCAGAGCCCCTGTGCTCTTGCTTATTGCCATTTTTCCTCTTGAGTGAAATTAGCAGCCACTTCCGGGAGAGTTTAACTTCTTGGGCCTAGATGACTTTATAAGGgcatctttgtgttttcttttcacaGGGTAAAGGTGTGGGCAGTGCCCGTAAGAAGCTGGATGCTTCCATCCTGGAGGATCGAGACAAGCCTTATGCCTGTGACAGTGAGTGCCTCATGAGTGGGTGGGTAGCCCCTGCCTTGGACCCAGCCCCTGCTCAGGATATGAGAGGAGGGAGGGTTGTATTCTTGCTCAGAGTGGTTGCAAAAAGCCTGAATGCTTTCTCCTGCCTGCTGACCAGTTCCCTCTGAGACCCTTGGGAGGCCCCAGCCTCTGCTACCCAACGGGTGGGACCTGCATGCTCTGGGAGAGGTTTCTGCTTTCCCCCCTGGGGTGGGGTACTGGGGCCAGGGGCACACACAGCAGGCAGAATTGGCCCCTTGGTAGACCGCGTACAGGTCTGCTGGCCCCAGTCAAGCCAGGGCTCCCAGAGTCCAGCACCGAGTTTTTCAACGTCTGCTCTCCCCCTTTTCTCTGACTCCACCCTTGGGAGTGCCATCGCCGCTGGTTTCTCTCTCGTTTGCTCCGCTTTCCTGCTGCTGCCGCTCCTGTCTCAAGTGTATCAAGGCCTTCTTCTCatgacttttctttctgtctttcagatAGTTTCAAACAAAAGCATACCTCGAAAGCGCCCCAGAGAGGTAGCTCTCTCAACTTTTCAGACTTTTGGTTTTCCTatcccttttccctcctcccttgaTTCTCCCACCTTTCTCATCTCCTGTGATGCTAGTATAAAAATCTCTGGAATGGCATGGGGATAGGAGCGATGGGCTTTCTGTTGTACTCCACTCCTCATGGTCCTGGAAGCTGCCTTTACCACTGCTTGTCTCCCACAGACTTGCTCCTAGGGCTGCTTGGCCCCGCTGCATGGGGTGGCTTCAAAAGCATTCTAAGGGCCCTGCTACAAACAGatccctctgcttcccctcctaGAACAGACACTTGGTGATCAGCTCATGTTTTTCACCATCCCTTCACCTCCTCCTATCCTCTCCCCATTCCTTCCTGCTGGTCCCTTGCTCTTCTTGATACCACTGCTTAAGAGTACAAGATGCCTCGTGGGGTTCTGCTTTCCTTGCTGGTTGAAGGGGTTGCGGGTGGGTTGGGCCAGGCGCTGATGTGGGAGTGTCTTTGAATTGCCTTGAGGGCCAGATACCCTAGCCACTtattgaccccccccccccccccccagtgatcCACTCCCTACTCCTTTATCCTCAGTGGGCAGAGATGAGCTCTGTGGGATACAATGAGTAGCTTGAGCTTCCCATGTTTActgagaggtaaaaaaaaaaaaaaagtttggagtctcttccttatcttttttccttcctgccaTATTGCAAGATTATAGaaattcccttcccttcctgacCCAGAGCTCCCCAGGCTATTCTTAGGGGAAATGGTATCAGGGCCAGGGTTCAGCCTCCCAGACAGCCAAGTGTGGAAGAGCAGAGGGGACCATGGGCTGGGGTGTAACAGAGAAGAGCCATGGCAACTGGAGAGCCCCAGGGCCTGATGTTCCTACCCAAGGACAGGTGGCTGTCACTGAAGGCCTGTCGCAGACAGAGCCAAGGGGGGCAGGGTGGTTGCCTCTGCCTCAGGTGGAGCCCCACAGCTTgcggcttggggtgggggggtggcggggacATGGCACTCTTGGATCCTGACACCTTTCTCTGTCATCTTCTCCCTACTCAGTTTGTGGAAAACGTTACAAGAACCGGCCAGGCCTCAGTTACCACTATGCCCACTCCCACTTGGCTGAGGAGGAGGGTGAGGACAAGGAAGACTCGCAGCCACCCACCCCAGTTTCCCAGAGGTCGGAGGAGCAGAAATGTAAGCTGACAAGTCAAGCAGGAATCATCTGCTCCTGAAAAGCCTTTCCTGTAGGGCCACTGGGTGCCTAGAGGTCCCCATGAGCCTCGTCAgaactttcttcctctctgtagCCAAGAAGGGTCCTGATGGACTGGCCCTGCCCAACAACTACTGTGACTTCTGCCTTGGGGACTCCAAGATCAATAAGAAGACGGGGCAGCCTGAGGAGCTGGTGTCCTGCTCCGACTGCGGCCGTTCAGGTACCTccagcctggggcccagggcctgccCGGGAGCCCTCTGCGTGCCCCAGCTGCCTGTGTGACATCCCCTCTCCCTCCCGCCCCTAGGGCACCCTTCTTGCTTGCAGTTCACCCCAGTGATGATGGCGGCCGTGAAGACCTACCGCTGGCAGTGCATCGAGTGCAAGTGCTGCAACATCTGTGGCACCTCCGAGAACGATGTGCGTGTCCCCTcgccatccccctcccctctctcccctccgtGCTGTCCCCCACACCCCAGGGAGGACTTGCTTGGCCAGTGTCTCTTGTGTGCCATCTTGGCTTCAGATGCCGTTCCAGGTGCTCATCGTGCTAAACAAGACCAACAAAGTCCCTGCCTACATGGAATTTACCTCCTTGTGGGGAACAAGCAGTGGGTGAGGAAAGGAGCGACGGTTTTGTGGCATGCTGTGAAGAGAAGGA
It encodes the following:
- the DPF2 gene encoding zinc finger protein ubi-d4 isoform X2, with protein sequence MAAVVENVVKLLGEQYYKDAMEQCHNYNARLCAERSVRLPFLDSQTGVAQSNCYIWMEKRHRGPGLASGQLYSYPARRWRKKRRAHPPEDPRLSFPSIKPDTDQTLKKEGLISQDGSSLEALLRTDPLEKRGAPDPRVDDDSLGEFPVTNSRARKRILEPDDFLDDLDDEDYEEDTPKRRGKGKSKGKGVGSARKKLDASILEDRDKPYACDICGKRYKNRPGLSYHYAHSHLAEEEGEDKEDSQPPTPVSQRSEEQKSKKGPDGLALPNNYCDFCLGDSKINKKTGQPEELVSCSDCGRSGHPSCLQFTPVMMAAVKTYRWQCIECKCCNICGTSENDDQLLFCDDCDRGYHMYCLTPSMSEPPEGSWSCHLCLDLLKEKASIYQNQNSS
- the DPF2 gene encoding zinc finger protein ubi-d4 isoform X1; its protein translation is MAAVVENVVKLLGEQYYKDAMEQCHNYNARLCAERSVRLPFLDSQTGVAQSNCYIWMEKRHRGPGLASGQLYSYPARRWRKKRRAHPPEDPRLSFPSIKPDTDQTLKKEGLISQDGSSLEALLRTDPLEKRGAPDPRVDDDSLGEFPVTNSRARKRILEPDDFLDDLDDEDYEEDTPKRRGKGKSKGKGVGSARKKLDASILEDRDKPYACDNSFKQKHTSKAPQRVCGKRYKNRPGLSYHYAHSHLAEEEGEDKEDSQPPTPVSQRSEEQKSKKGPDGLALPNNYCDFCLGDSKINKKTGQPEELVSCSDCGRSGHPSCLQFTPVMMAAVKTYRWQCIECKCCNICGTSENDDQLLFCDDCDRGYHMYCLTPSMSEPPEGSWSCHLCLDLLKEKASIYQNQNSS